One genomic region from Candidatus Bathyarchaeia archaeon encodes:
- a CDS encoding PadR family transcriptional regulator has product MVNNSKEVQVKLMKGLLDLIVLQFLSAQPMHGYQIITRIRKNFGVYFGPSTIYPLLNALEKSGYVKSEWDMSNERPRKVYKLTAEGQNLLNFTEDSLNFICKKIGATGIPKESAIGGDLAQPALHSLLKKVERHNHGFSF; this is encoded by the coding sequence GTGGTGAACAACTCGAAAGAGGTTCAGGTTAAACTTATGAAGGGCCTCCTAGACCTGATAGTTCTCCAGTTTCTAAGCGCTCAGCCCATGCACGGCTACCAGATAATAACCAGGATCCGCAAAAACTTCGGCGTATACTTCGGCCCAAGCACAATTTACCCGCTTTTAAACGCCCTTGAAAAAAGCGGCTATGTGAAAAGCGAGTGGGACATGTCCAATGAGAGACCCAGGAAAGTCTACAAGCTTACTGCGGAGGGACAGAACCTCCTGAACTTTACTGAGGATTCGCTTAACTTCATATGTAAAAAGATTGGAGCTACAGGAATACCGAAAGAGTCTGCCATAGGCGGAGACTTGGCACAGCCGGCTTTACACTCCCTCCTTAAGAAGGTTGAGAGGCATAACCACGGGTTCAGCTTCTAA
- a CDS encoding MBL fold metallo-hydrolase encodes MVKGRTTLTFYGGVNEIGGNKILLKDGDVKVFFDFGMSFALRRQYYSPPLLSPKSEKSLQELGVLPKIEGVYKFDDKPSEVDAVFISHGHMDHSAYLSFIKREIPVYCGETTRIILQAFGEIRKTDLEFNVDGIDFKDFRTGKTVNVGGLQVEPIHVDHSVPGAYGFIIHTSSGAVVYTGDFRVHGAKPEMTRDFVEKAKEVEPVAVITEATNMTGATVSSEAEVERKLNHIVGQTDGIVLAEFASTDVDRLNSFHRVAKKNGRCLAVSLRQAYLMDALRSDKRLNIPHLEDENVLIFRKSKKPTEGKERLRHWEKQLLESYSNKVVDCEQVSKQQCKIILTMSFYDLEQLVEIKPQPGSCYISSSSEPFNEEMEIDYEKLVNWLKHYGLPQYHVHVSGHIMPLQLKAVLEEIGAKTIFPVHTENAELFARFMQNSKSQAVLAEKGKEYPL; translated from the coding sequence ATGGTTAAGGGGAGAACCACCCTAACCTTTTATGGCGGAGTAAACGAAATAGGTGGAAACAAAATTCTGCTTAAAGATGGTGATGTAAAAGTTTTCTTTGATTTCGGCATGTCCTTCGCCCTAAGAAGGCAATATTACTCCCCGCCACTACTTTCGCCTAAAAGCGAAAAAAGCCTGCAAGAGCTTGGCGTGCTACCAAAGATTGAAGGCGTCTACAAATTTGATGATAAGCCGTCGGAAGTTGATGCAGTCTTCATTTCCCATGGGCACATGGATCACTCAGCATATCTATCCTTCATTAAAAGGGAAATCCCAGTTTATTGTGGCGAAACAACAAGAATTATCCTACAAGCCTTCGGGGAAATCCGCAAAACAGACTTGGAATTTAATGTGGATGGCATAGACTTTAAGGATTTCAGAACAGGCAAAACCGTCAATGTAGGCGGCTTACAAGTTGAACCAATACACGTGGACCATTCAGTTCCAGGGGCGTATGGCTTCATAATTCACACGTCCAGCGGCGCTGTCGTGTATACGGGAGACTTTCGTGTTCACGGGGCAAAGCCAGAAATGACCAGAGATTTCGTGGAAAAGGCAAAAGAGGTGGAACCGGTCGCCGTCATCACTGAAGCCACCAACATGACTGGGGCAACCGTTTCCTCAGAGGCTGAAGTTGAAAGAAAGCTGAATCATATTGTGGGGCAGACGGACGGTATTGTGCTTGCCGAGTTTGCCTCCACAGATGTTGATAGGCTTAACTCCTTTCATCGTGTCGCCAAGAAGAATGGGCGCTGCCTTGCTGTTTCACTAAGGCAAGCCTACTTGATGGACGCCCTCCGCAGCGACAAGAGGCTGAACATTCCACACTTAGAAGACGAGAACGTTCTGATTTTTCGAAAATCGAAGAAGCCTACAGAAGGCAAAGAGCGACTGCGCCACTGGGAAAAACAGCTTCTTGAAAGTTACTCCAACAAGGTTGTGGACTGCGAACAAGTCTCGAAGCAGCAGTGCAAAATAATCTTGACAATGTCCTTTTACGATTTAGAACAACTTGTTGAAATAAAACCGCAGCCCGGAAGTTGCTACATATCCTCATCCTCAGAGCCCTTCAACGAGGAAATGGAAATAGACTATGAAAAGCTTGTAAACTGGCTTAAGCACTATGGACTGCCACAATACCACGTCCACGTTTCAGGACACATAATGCCACTACAGTTGAAAGCCGTCCTTGAAGAAATCGGCGCAAAAACAATTTTCCCAGTGCACACCGAAAACGCAGAACTCTTCGCCAGATTTATGCAAAATTCAAAAAGCCAAGCTGTGCTCGCCGAAAAGGGCAAAGAATATCCGCTTTAA
- a CDS encoding amidohydrolase, with protein sequence MVFVKADILISGCVILPMRRGVDVIEDGAIAIKAGEIVFVGKRESAVGISADKRIDAKGKAALPGLVNCHTHVAMTLFRGLAEDKPLGVWLREAIWPLEAKLTRDDVYVGALLGCLEMLKGGTTCFADMYFYEDAVVKAVSESGLRAVLAEGIIEAGDKTKGEEMLNVSVSFAKSFNGYADGRVKTMLGPHAAYSCSPELLLKVRDKALELGVGVHIHLSESEELFMDYKRKYGCNSEVEFLDKLGFFSRHVLAAHCINLSESDRHVLAKHNVNAVYVPVANMKLGLGAAKVKELLELDVNTALGTDGPASNNTLDMFETMKFGALLQKFVYRKPEVLSAHEVLEMATINGAKALGLEKSIGSLDVGKKADIILINLLKPHLKPLHNIYASILYSAKGGDVDTVIVDGKILMENRVVKTLDEHAVIEKAERRAFELLSRNL encoded by the coding sequence GTGGTGTTCGTGAAGGCTGACATTCTGATTTCTGGATGCGTTATTCTGCCCATGAGAAGGGGCGTTGATGTTATTGAGGATGGCGCCATAGCCATAAAGGCTGGTGAAATAGTTTTTGTTGGGAAACGGGAGTCTGCGGTTGGCATATCTGCGGATAAGAGGATAGATGCCAAGGGTAAGGCTGCATTGCCGGGGCTGGTAAACTGTCACACTCATGTGGCTATGACCCTTTTTAGGGGTTTGGCCGAAGACAAGCCTTTAGGTGTTTGGCTGCGGGAAGCTATATGGCCTTTAGAGGCAAAGCTGACGCGGGATGATGTTTATGTCGGAGCACTCTTGGGCTGTTTAGAAATGTTGAAGGGCGGAACCACTTGCTTTGCAGACATGTACTTTTATGAAGATGCGGTCGTCAAGGCTGTTTCTGAAAGCGGTTTAAGGGCGGTTTTGGCTGAGGGTATAATCGAGGCTGGAGACAAGACGAAAGGCGAGGAAATGCTAAATGTGAGTGTTAGCTTTGCCAAGTCTTTTAATGGATATGCGGATGGAAGGGTGAAAACAATGCTCGGGCCTCACGCGGCTTACAGTTGCAGTCCAGAACTTCTATTAAAAGTTAGGGATAAAGCCTTAGAGCTTGGTGTTGGCGTCCACATCCATTTATCGGAGTCAGAAGAGTTGTTCATGGATTACAAGAGAAAGTATGGATGCAACAGTGAAGTTGAATTTTTAGACAAACTTGGATTTTTCAGTAGGCATGTTCTTGCAGCTCATTGCATCAATTTATCCGAAAGCGACAGACATGTTTTGGCAAAGCATAACGTGAACGCTGTTTATGTGCCAGTTGCAAACATGAAGCTTGGGCTTGGTGCTGCGAAGGTTAAAGAACTCCTTGAGTTGGACGTTAACACAGCATTAGGAACCGATGGACCAGCAAGCAACAACACTCTTGACATGTTTGAAACCATGAAGTTTGGGGCTTTACTGCAAAAGTTTGTTTATCGAAAGCCCGAAGTCTTGTCCGCCCATGAAGTCTTAGAAATGGCGACTATAAATGGGGCAAAGGCGTTGGGACTGGAAAAAAGTATTGGCTCTTTGGATGTTGGGAAGAAGGCGGACATAATCCTAATTAATCTTTTAAAGCCCCATTTGAAGCCTCTGCACAATATTTATGCAAGCATATTGTATTCGGCTAAGGGAGGCGACGTTGACACCGTAATAGTTGACGGCAAAATCTTGATGGAAAATAGAGTCGTCAAAACGTTGGATGAGCATGCTGTTATTGAGAAAGCTGAAAGGCGTGCTTTTGAGTTGCTGTCACGTAATCTTTAA
- a CDS encoding PadR family transcriptional regulator: protein MEENLKKEIVQHITKNLLDIQILALVNKEPAWGYKIKKQIEAFSGLKIRHGALYPLLKRLEDKGLIKSQKQQQGKRTRKVYAITEKGKTFMEMYNVIMKELMG, encoded by the coding sequence ATGGAAGAAAACCTCAAAAAAGAAATTGTTCAACACATAACCAAAAACCTGCTAGACATCCAAATATTAGCACTAGTAAATAAAGAACCGGCATGGGGATACAAAATAAAAAAGCAAATAGAAGCCTTCTCTGGGCTGAAAATACGCCACGGAGCCCTATACCCACTACTAAAAAGGCTTGAAGACAAAGGCCTAATAAAAAGCCAAAAACAACAGCAAGGAAAACGCACAAGAAAGGTGTATGCCATAACAGAGAAAGGAAAGACATTCATGGAAATGTATAACGTCATAATGAAGGAACTAATGGGATAA
- the dapA gene encoding 4-hydroxy-tetrahydrodipicolinate synthase codes for MVIQGRKAMFKPEGIFPALVTPFTDDGKAVDMERLRFLVNRCIELGVHGVVPCGTTGEFVNMTVEERKQVIKAVVDEVNGRVPVIAGTGASGTDQALEMTKYAKDIGADAALIVTPFYLKPADRGIYEHFDTIASKTDMPIILYNIPQCTGVQLTWQMVEDLAQIPNIVGLKDSSGQLSYILAVLEKVRDKINVLCGHDEVVVAALAAGCSGAILASANVIPDIWVQIYNHIKNGELQKARELQYKIQKIARIIAGSGPVGTKAALNMMKIKVGPVRQPLSVGGELTYEAREELRLDLEKIGKIEPKLVTFKIAEKPLEQRFMAIDITPEIIKDFNLRVGEALAGTGAEVAHIDLVIGRKDGPVGVAFVKAKAAPTPGHEPLLAILEPNLTVKPITLIVPTVTITSMRQASLVYGPAQTAVAKAVVDSVADGTIPKEAVEDLIIIANVFVHPSAVDRQRVYINNYKAMRHAIRKAIEGRPTIDELIENKERAKHPFKYTP; via the coding sequence ATGGTAATTCAAGGAAGGAAAGCCATGTTTAAGCCGGAAGGAATTTTCCCTGCACTAGTTACGCCCTTTACGGATGATGGGAAAGCTGTTGACATGGAGAGGCTGCGTTTTCTAGTGAACCGCTGTATAGAGCTAGGCGTCCACGGCGTTGTCCCATGCGGCACAACAGGCGAGTTTGTAAACATGACAGTTGAGGAGCGAAAACAAGTCATAAAAGCCGTTGTGGACGAGGTCAACGGGAGGGTTCCAGTAATCGCTGGAACAGGGGCAAGCGGAACAGACCAAGCCTTGGAAATGACAAAGTACGCTAAGGATATTGGCGCCGACGCCGCCCTTATTGTTACGCCATTTTATTTGAAGCCTGCAGACCGCGGTATATACGAGCACTTCGACACCATAGCAAGCAAAACCGACATGCCCATAATACTGTACAATATTCCACAGTGCACTGGCGTGCAACTCACGTGGCAGATGGTTGAGGACCTGGCTCAAATCCCAAACATTGTAGGCTTAAAAGACAGCAGCGGACAACTCAGCTACATACTAGCCGTGCTGGAAAAAGTTAGAGACAAAATTAACGTGTTATGCGGCCACGACGAGGTAGTTGTGGCAGCATTGGCTGCGGGCTGTTCAGGCGCCATACTCGCCAGTGCCAATGTTATACCAGACATTTGGGTCCAGATATATAACCACATAAAAAATGGCGAGCTGCAAAAAGCCCGGGAACTCCAATACAAAATTCAGAAAATAGCTCGAATAATAGCCGGAAGCGGCCCAGTTGGGACAAAAGCCGCCCTAAATATGATGAAAATAAAGGTTGGCCCGGTAAGGCAGCCCCTCAGCGTCGGAGGAGAATTAACCTACGAGGCTCGAGAGGAACTCCGCCTAGACCTTGAAAAAATCGGCAAAATAGAGCCAAAACTCGTAACCTTCAAAATTGCCGAAAAACCACTTGAGCAGCGCTTCATGGCCATTGACATAACCCCAGAAATCATAAAAGACTTTAACCTCCGCGTGGGCGAGGCACTAGCCGGAACAGGTGCAGAAGTAGCCCACATAGACCTAGTTATAGGCAGAAAAGACGGCCCAGTAGGCGTAGCCTTTGTTAAGGCTAAAGCCGCTCCAACGCCCGGACACGAGCCATTATTAGCCATACTCGAGCCAAACTTAACCGTCAAGCCCATAACGCTTATTGTTCCAACAGTCACGATAACGAGTATGCGACAAGCAAGCCTCGTTTATGGACCAGCCCAAACAGCGGTAGCCAAAGCCGTTGTAGACAGCGTTGCAGATGGCACAATCCCAAAAGAAGCAGTTGAGGACTTAATCATAATTGCAAATGTCTTTGTACACCCATCAGCGGTGGACAGGCAACGCGTTTACATAAACAATTATAAGGCTATGCGTCACGCCATCCGTAAAGCCATAGAAGGAAGACCAACAATAGACGAGCTAATAGAAAACAAGGAGAGAGCAAAGCACCCCTTCAAATACACACCATAA
- a CDS encoding lipopolysaccharide kinase InaA family protein — protein sequence MNQNSKRLAENVEKHIISFCRRIANSRQVIGIYLCGGSLLGTIKERAPLEVLLIIDGFKPGLMNYVKFFHDKAVFVYAVDKWLFERDVERGFLGEALAIQLVFPYMPLLNAEYLRAEELKLKRRLILEALENLVLDFPELCYEIHIKPEYFMYEAIHSRARLFPPIRYIVANFLREDVEKENLQTAMDGFLQALEFLEKENVIMRTRGYIRISREFADTVKNRKIRYTSLLKTAQKTLFLSLLGTFPRVFTALLQNKDLLQKLRNFDWETFKGSYHIEDSKRYLFIPTANGLTPLAAETSIEEFAKNILSASKDAEATIEELGGVFNEVYLVRVRADGHERRVVVKTFKDWSSLKWLPLNIWTFGTRTFALLGQTRLERECTTNQFLYRKGFPVPKLLAINHDKRLVFMEHIEGESLEKIIREIANAKNEKEISEEYLKILQKVGETFARVHALNLTLGDTKPENILMGKNGEIYLLDFEQASRGGDKAWDIAEFLYYAGHYMPPLVGSYPAELIAKAFIKGYLKTGGDIKVIKDAGKTKYTKVFSVFVFPHIIFAISNICKKADELGLMNG from the coding sequence TTGAATCAGAACAGCAAAAGACTAGCTGAAAACGTGGAAAAACACATTATATCATTCTGTAGGCGGATCGCCAACTCCCGACAAGTTATAGGCATATACTTATGTGGGGGCTCCTTGCTTGGGACCATTAAAGAAAGAGCACCACTGGAAGTTTTACTCATAATCGACGGGTTTAAGCCAGGACTAATGAATTATGTTAAATTCTTCCATGACAAAGCGGTCTTCGTTTACGCTGTCGACAAATGGCTTTTTGAAAGGGATGTGGAGAGAGGTTTCCTAGGCGAAGCCCTAGCCATCCAACTAGTTTTTCCATACATGCCACTGTTAAACGCCGAATATTTGAGGGCTGAGGAACTTAAACTAAAAAGGCGCTTGATACTTGAGGCTTTAGAAAATCTTGTTTTAGACTTTCCCGAATTATGCTATGAAATCCATATAAAACCCGAATACTTCATGTACGAGGCTATACACAGCAGAGCGAGGCTTTTCCCACCAATCCGTTACATAGTGGCAAACTTTCTACGTGAAGACGTTGAAAAGGAAAATTTGCAGACTGCAATGGATGGTTTTCTTCAAGCATTGGAATTTTTGGAAAAAGAAAATGTGATTATGCGTACAAGGGGATACATAAGAATTTCAAGGGAATTTGCCGACACTGTAAAGAACCGAAAAATCCGCTACACAAGCCTACTGAAAACCGCCCAGAAAACCTTATTCCTATCCCTCTTAGGAACTTTCCCACGAGTCTTTACAGCTCTGCTACAGAATAAAGACCTGCTTCAAAAATTAAGAAACTTTGACTGGGAAACTTTTAAGGGCTCATATCATATTGAAGACTCCAAAAGGTACTTGTTTATTCCAACTGCCAATGGGTTAACTCCTTTAGCCGCGGAAACAAGCATTGAAGAGTTTGCAAAGAATATTCTATCAGCAAGCAAAGATGCAGAAGCCACCATTGAGGAGCTTGGAGGGGTTTTTAACGAAGTCTATCTGGTCAGGGTGCGCGCGGACGGACATGAGCGTAGGGTTGTCGTCAAAACCTTTAAGGATTGGTCGAGTTTAAAATGGCTTCCGCTAAACATATGGACTTTTGGAACAAGAACCTTCGCCCTTCTTGGACAGACAAGACTTGAAAGGGAGTGCACCACAAACCAGTTTCTATATAGGAAAGGCTTTCCTGTTCCAAAACTTTTGGCTATAAACCATGATAAAAGGCTTGTCTTTATGGAACACATTGAGGGGGAGAGCCTAGAAAAAATTATCAGGGAAATTGCAAATGCGAAAAATGAAAAGGAAATTAGCGAGGAATATTTGAAAATATTGCAGAAGGTTGGCGAGACATTCGCCCGTGTCCACGCCCTAAATTTGACTTTAGGAGACACCAAGCCGGAAAATATCTTGATGGGGAAGAACGGCGAAATTTACCTCCTAGATTTTGAGCAAGCCTCAAGAGGTGGTGACAAGGCATGGGATATAGCCGAATTTCTTTACTATGCTGGACATTACATGCCGCCGCTGGTTGGCTCCTATCCAGCAGAGCTTATAGCCAAAGCCTTCATTAAGGGTTACTTGAAGACTGGCGGAGACATAAAAGTGATAAAGGATGCCGGAAAGACAAAATACACAAAGGTTTTCAGCGTTTTCGTGTTTCCTCACATAATTTTTGCAATATCAAATATTTGTAAGAAAGCGGACGAGTTGGGGTTGATGAATGGTTAA
- a CDS encoding ATP-binding cassette domain-containing protein, protein MAPIIRMVNLTKKFGDFTAVDHLNLEVEEGEILGLLGPNGAGKTTTILMLATVIKPTEGTAYVGGYDVRKNPDKVRELLGVAFQEPKMLWVSTPWDVVNWHAKVCGLPTQERKRRVREVLEALDMWDYRHRSVHALSGGMRKRVEIAKVLIQRPKIAIVDEPTAQIDVVGKHRIWRMLRELCDEGTTIILATNELYEADVLSDRVGIMHRGKLLVCDTPQKLKDSIVGGDIVEIQFEAEPSPKIVKELGQFKEVVKIIKTKASTLRLYLNRVEEVVPKIMNALVGGGAAVSSIRMSEPSLDDVFAHYTGLTLEEAQKGGS, encoded by the coding sequence ATGGCGCCGATAATCCGCATGGTAAATCTGACAAAAAAGTTTGGGGATTTCACAGCAGTTGACCATTTAAATCTTGAGGTGGAAGAGGGTGAGATCCTCGGCCTTCTGGGCCCAAACGGCGCTGGAAAAACAACAACTATTCTTATGCTTGCAACCGTCATAAAACCCACTGAGGGAACAGCCTACGTTGGAGGCTATGATGTTAGGAAAAACCCGGACAAGGTGCGCGAGCTTTTAGGAGTTGCTTTCCAAGAGCCTAAAATGTTGTGGGTCAGCACCCCATGGGACGTGGTTAACTGGCACGCGAAAGTTTGCGGACTGCCAACGCAGGAGCGCAAGCGGAGAGTCCGCGAGGTTTTAGAAGCCTTGGATATGTGGGACTACCGCCACAGAAGTGTTCATGCGCTTTCAGGTGGTATGCGGAAAAGGGTTGAAATAGCTAAAGTGCTGATCCAGAGGCCTAAAATAGCCATAGTGGATGAGCCCACAGCCCAAATTGATGTTGTTGGAAAACATAGAATTTGGAGGATGCTTCGGGAGCTTTGCGACGAGGGAACAACCATAATTCTTGCAACTAACGAGCTTTATGAGGCTGATGTTCTTTCAGACCGTGTGGGTATAATGCATAGGGGCAAATTGCTTGTTTGCGATACACCTCAAAAACTCAAGGACAGCATTGTAGGCGGAGACATAGTTGAAATCCAGTTTGAAGCTGAACCTTCACCGAAAATTGTGAAGGAGCTCGGCCAATTTAAAGAAGTTGTCAAAATCATTAAGACTAAGGCGTCCACACTGCGCCTATACTTGAACAGGGTTGAGGAGGTTGTGCCCAAAATTATGAACGCTTTGGTGGGCGGGGGAGCCGCTGTTTCCTCCATTCGCATGAGTGAGCCAAGCTTAGACGACGTATTCGCCCATTATACAGGTTTAACATTGGAAGAGGCGCAGAAGGGAGGAAGCTGA
- a CDS encoding CoA-binding protein has product MSSVKTLFEPKTILLLGSSMIKEKVGLASPWLFKNVIHNVQRFFKGKTFILDIDGKVGSDNFEELSEVPELAVVMLPPKQSITYVEKCASFGVKAFIIITGGYKDEQRQQLLKMKEKYDIRILGPNTVMGVINTANGLNTTFERDVMPRRGNIAIISQSGGVGACLLDWACRYKIGISKFAFMGDKIDVDDIDLLHYLAKDKETRVICLYMEGVKNGRKFIEEARKIVAKKPILALKGGITQESAHRAKSHTASMAGSDEIFDAAFKKAGIIRVGDPEELMNAAIALSKQPPMFGDNIAIVSNVGGPAILAADAIARNSLKLAGLSDETKRRIESLYPGMDATNPIDMIADARAERYEKVLDLVLADKNVDGVLVINMLKSCFFEPEDAMVIPEVAAKYPDKPVVDVAAGGEDFELVYEVIGENNIPIYNLPEKGVKALKILRDYGRILEKLGKVKKN; this is encoded by the coding sequence ATGTCCAGCGTGAAGACTCTATTCGAGCCGAAAACCATTTTATTGTTAGGCTCTAGCATGATTAAGGAAAAAGTGGGACTGGCATCACCTTGGCTTTTTAAAAACGTCATTCACAATGTGCAACGGTTCTTCAAGGGAAAAACCTTCATTTTAGATATTGACGGGAAGGTGGGCTCAGACAATTTTGAAGAATTATCCGAAGTTCCAGAACTAGCAGTTGTCATGCTGCCGCCGAAACAGTCAATAACCTATGTTGAAAAGTGCGCCTCTTTCGGGGTAAAAGCCTTCATAATAATAACAGGTGGCTATAAAGACGAACAGCGTCAGCAACTATTGAAGATGAAGGAAAAATACGACATTAGAATTCTGGGGCCGAACACCGTTATGGGCGTTATAAACACGGCTAATGGACTCAACACAACCTTTGAAAGGGACGTTATGCCTAGAAGGGGAAACATAGCCATAATTTCCCAAAGCGGTGGGGTTGGCGCCTGCCTCCTAGACTGGGCTTGCCGCTACAAGATTGGCATAAGCAAGTTCGCCTTTATGGGAGACAAAATAGACGTGGACGACATCGACTTATTGCATTATCTCGCTAAGGATAAAGAAACAAGGGTTATATGCCTATACATGGAAGGCGTCAAAAATGGCAGAAAATTCATAGAAGAAGCAAGAAAAATAGTTGCCAAAAAGCCCATTCTAGCCTTGAAAGGCGGAATAACCCAAGAATCAGCCCACAGGGCCAAGTCCCACACGGCTTCGATGGCTGGTTCAGACGAAATTTTCGACGCCGCCTTCAAAAAAGCCGGAATAATAAGGGTTGGAGACCCAGAGGAGCTTATGAACGCAGCCATAGCCCTTTCAAAGCAGCCTCCCATGTTCGGCGACAACATAGCCATAGTAAGCAATGTTGGCGGACCAGCCATATTGGCAGCAGATGCCATTGCAAGAAACAGCTTAAAACTTGCAGGTTTGTCAGATGAAACGAAAAGGAGGATTGAAAGCCTCTATCCGGGGATGGATGCAACTAACCCCATCGACATGATAGCCGACGCAAGAGCAGAAAGATACGAGAAAGTGTTAGACTTGGTCCTAGCAGACAAAAATGTTGACGGAGTTTTGGTCATAAACATGCTTAAGTCATGTTTCTTTGAACCGGAAGACGCGATGGTTATTCCAGAAGTTGCAGCCAAATACCCCGACAAGCCAGTCGTGGATGTCGCAGCCGGAGGAGAAGACTTCGAACTTGTTTACGAGGTTATTGGCGAAAACAACATACCAATCTACAACCTACCGGAAAAGGGAGTTAAAGCCCTAAAAATTCTAAGGGACTACGGCAGAATCCTTGAAAAACTTGGCAAAGTGAAGAAAAACTAG
- a CDS encoding ABC transporter permease yields the protein MRHIIYILENDFRNFFRYKWWLVGLVSMNLADLFIMAIVYNRMLNPEVIQQIKSYFNFFAPGLTVTGLFASAFMIGREVNMERRREVHQYMLSLPMTRFELAFGRVLSGGLRGMVYMSPLLATCFAFVGLPTLTQLLIILLVLFFLAVGISGLSIAIAVSTTSIDKFVTARGLVYYLLFFCSSVFYPFSLIEQLGREGKFPMFLVDFARINPLSNASDLIRSFLLGTPSFSPEMIISVLIFSAIFTFSAAFAYIKLIERA from the coding sequence ATGAGGCACATTATATACATATTGGAAAATGATTTTAGAAATTTCTTTCGCTACAAATGGTGGCTCGTAGGCTTAGTGAGCATGAATTTGGCAGACTTGTTTATTATGGCTATAGTTTACAACCGCATGCTGAACCCTGAAGTTATCCAGCAAATAAAAAGCTACTTCAACTTCTTCGCACCTGGGCTGACCGTCACTGGTTTGTTTGCTTCTGCCTTCATGATTGGGCGGGAGGTGAACATGGAAAGGCGTAGGGAGGTTCATCAGTACATGCTTAGTTTGCCAATGACTAGGTTTGAGCTTGCTTTTGGACGGGTTCTTTCAGGAGGCTTGCGGGGCATGGTTTACATGTCCCCATTGTTGGCAACATGCTTCGCTTTCGTCGGCCTCCCAACCCTAACACAGCTCCTCATAATTTTACTTGTGCTATTTTTCCTCGCTGTGGGGATTTCCGGCTTGAGCATAGCCATAGCTGTTTCCACAACAAGCATTGACAAATTTGTAACTGCAAGAGGCTTAGTATATTATTTGCTTTTCTTCTGTAGCAGCGTCTTTTACCCATTCTCTTTAATTGAGCAGCTTGGAAGAGAGGGCAAGTTTCCAATGTTTCTTGTAGATTTTGCAAGAATTAACCCGTTAAGCAACGCCTCAGACCTTATCCGCTCTTTCCTTCTGGGAACACCATCCTTCTCACCTGAAATGATTATCAGCGTCTTGATTTTCTCAGCAATTTTCACATTTTCCGCAGCTTTTGCTTACATCAAGTTGATAGAACGCGCCTAG